DNA from Aureimonas sp. AU20:
CCCGTTGTCGACGTCGAGGAGAATGGCGTCGTAGGCACCGCGTGCCCGGCCGATCGTCTCTGCCACATCTTCCACGGCAATGGCGACGCGGGGATCCGTCAGCGTTTCACCGAAGACATCGGCCATCGGCCCCCGCGCCCAGTCCACGACGCCCGGCACGAGTTCGGCGACGGTGACGCTGGCCTCCGGCGCGAGGTTCGCCAGCGCGGCACGCAGCGTGAAGCCCATGCCGAGGCCACCGATCAGGACGCGCGCAGCTTTGCGTGGGCCGATCCGCTCTGCCGCAATCGTGGCTAGGGCCTCCTCCGAGCCGCTGAGGCGGCTGTTCATCAGCTCGGTGCCGCCGATCATGATGGAATATTCCGAGCCGCGCCGCATGAGACGCAGTTCGCCGCCGCCCGGAACGGGTGCGATTCCGAGCGGCACCCAGGGGATCAACGGCCAGTCCTCTCGGCAAGGGCGCTCGGGCGCTCAGCTTCGGCGACGTGGAGAAGAGCGGTCATAGGCAGGCTCGCTGTGGCATCTCAAGCATTATCCCAGGCAAAACGTATCCGCTTTGCCTGGGATAATGAGGAAAAATCAGAAAACCGAGAAGCATGTCCGGTGAACCCTTCTTCACCGGACATGCTTCTCGGCGCCTCACTGGTAACGCGCCGGCGCAGAGCCCGCGAGGGATTTTGCGATCCTATGGCACGCCCATCGCCGTGGATGTCGGACACCTCAGTGTGCTGCTCGGCGCGACCCTTGCAGCTAGAGCGCTGACGGCGATCTTTCTGTGAAACGGCGACAGTCTCGGACGAGCTTTCAGCGTCGCTTGCCGCGGCCCCCGCCGACCGGACCGCCTGCCGCTCGGGTCTTGGTCCGGTCGTTCTGCGCGTTCTCGTTCTGGAGAAGACGCCAGCGTTCCAGGCGCTGAGGATCGACGGTGCCCTCCGTCACGGCCGCGCGCACCGCGCATCCGGGTTCATGCTCATGGGTGCAGTCGCGGAAGCGGCAGCGGGCCGCAAGTTCCGTGATCTCGGCGAACAGAACGTCCAGCCCGTCGGCGAGGTCGCTGACTTGCAAGGTGCGGATGCCGGGCGTGTCGATGACCCAGCCTCCTCCCAGGATGGGGTGGAGCGAGCGGGCTGTCGTGGTGTGACGCCCCTTGGCGTCCTGTTCGCGGATGGACCCGGTTTCTTGTGGCGGTTCCTCGGTCGCGCCGACCAGCGTGTTCACCAGCGTCGATTTGCCGACGCCCGACGAGCCGACCAGGGCGACCGTTCGCCCGCTCCCGCACCAGCGTGCGAGCGCGGCGACGGACTGTGCCGCCTTGGGGTGGACCACCACCACGTCGAGCCCGCGCTGCAGGGCACGGGCCCCGTCTTCGTAGGACGCGAGGTCCTCGGCCAAATCGGCTTTGGTCAACACGATCACCGGCTCGATGCCGGCTTGATTGGCCCAAGCGAGATACCGCTCGAGCCGCGCCGGACTAAAGTCCAGGTTGCACGATGTCACGATGAGGAGCGTGTCGATGTTCGCCCCGCCCAGCTGAGGGACGACGCTGCCCGAAACGCGACGCTCGATCACGGACCGGCGTTCGAGGCGACGGTGGAGACGCGCCGTAACGGGATCGACAAGAACGAAGTCCCCCACGGCGAAATGGCTGGTGTTGACGTCTGGTCCAAGCACCGGCTCGACTGGCCCATGCGCGGACAGGGCGGTCAGGCGCGAGCGGTGGACCCGAGCGATGCGAGCCGGCTCGAGCCCCGCATCGCCTGACGTGATCTGCTCAGCAAAGAATGCGCTCCAACCCAGCGCGATGAGGGGGTCATGCCCGGCGGATTGCGTCGGCGCGCTCAACGGCCAGCCCAATGCAATAGGACGGGCGCGTTCGAGTCCTGACTGGCGTGGTCACCCTTCGTTGCCATGATGTCTCGTTCCTGTTCGCTCAAGGCTTTTGGGTTCCAACGGGCTTTCCGTACCATCCCCTTCCATATCGTTGCGCGCGGGGTACGGGAACAGCAAACCTGTCCGGGCTTGGCTGTAGGCCCAATCCTGGTTCCGACTTGAACGCCTGTCCGAGACTCTCTGCGGGTTGGCTTGCGCGTGCTCACCGACCAGTTGGCGACCTACTCGGCCGGTACCGCCGGCGTCCAGTTCGGCTCGTTCGCGGAATGGCCGCTTATCGCGCCATGCGCCCGAAAGCTGCCTGTGTGCTTTCGGCCCGCATCTGAAACCGATTGGAAGGCAGGGGAGGGTGGATACCTGCCGTTAGACTTGATCAAGCGCGACGGACGAATGTCACGGACGTTTTGTACAACACGGTCAAAGGAGTGGGAGAGGGCGTGTCATTGTGACTGCGGCTTCTAGGGTTCAAAGTAT
Protein-coding regions in this window:
- a CDS encoding spermidine synthase → MIPWVPLGIAPVPGGGELRLMRRGSEYSIMIGGTELMNSRLSGSEEALATIAAERIGPRKAARVLIGGLGMGFTLRAALANLAPEASVTVAELVPGVVDWARGPMADVFGETLTDPRVAIAVEDVAETIGRARGAYDAILLDVDNGPGGLTRSGNDRLYGPAGLAVSLQALTPGGILGIWSQGADPAFTARLGRAGFQVEEMRVKAGRGRGTKHVLWFATKADRQPEPRSAKIPKLGAPKTGGA
- the rsgA gene encoding ribosome small subunit-dependent GTPase A, translated to MSAPTQSAGHDPLIALGWSAFFAEQITSGDAGLEPARIARVHRSRLTALSAHGPVEPVLGPDVNTSHFAVGDFVLVDPVTARLHRRLERRSVIERRVSGSVVPQLGGANIDTLLIVTSCNLDFSPARLERYLAWANQAGIEPVIVLTKADLAEDLASYEDGARALQRGLDVVVVHPKAAQSVAALARWCGSGRTVALVGSSGVGKSTLVNTLVGATEEPPQETGSIREQDAKGRHTTTARSLHPILGGGWVIDTPGIRTLQVSDLADGLDVLFAEITELAARCRFRDCTHEHEPGCAVRAAVTEGTVDPQRLERWRLLQNENAQNDRTKTRAAGGPVGGGRGKRR